The region AGGCTGGAGCGGTGATTGAACGTGAATATATTCTGACCCATGTTTGGGGGGGGAGGTCTGTTACTGATGCATCAGTGGTAAAAACGGTATCTACACTTAGAAAAATACTTAAAGATTGCGGCATTAAAAATGATGCTATTTTGACCATTCCTAAAGTGGGTTATCGTTTTGTGCTTGAAACCTCTCCCATTATTACTGATGATGCAGGTGATGCAGGTGATGCAGGTGATGCAGCTATCCAAAATATAGCAATACAGGAAACGCCAGCAATCCAACATAAAACAGTTATTCAGCGATTATTCAATAAAATTGAATGGGTAATGATGGTAGCAAGTATCTGTGCATTATTAGGTACTTTATATAACATCAGCTTAGCGGCTGGAGTTGAAAAAGGGGATTATATTGCTAAAGGTTATGAAGAGCGAATAATAGTCATAAATGAAAAACCCTATAATATCATTAGTCATAAATCAATTAAGATTGATTTATGGTTAAAAAGTATTATTGCAAATATTCCGCAGGGGAGCACAATTTTTTTAGAAGAGGTACAGGGCACCATTAATGTATCATTTGCTATTGATGGTGAAGGTGCTTCATTCGTATTTAAAAAAGATAATGTTTTGTTAGCAAAAAAACAAATAAATGATTTTTTGAGTAATATGGGGGCTGTATGCGAACTATAATATTTATTGTTTGTTTTTTAGTATATTATTTATCTACTATTTATCTTGAACATTCCTTAATTGATAATGGTGAGTATCGAGGGTCATTTAATATTATAAATGGTAGTGAGATGAGTAGCATTATAACTGTTAGTAATGTTGAAAACAGTAATTTGTTAACTCGTCATTACCTTAATACTCCTGGTTTGGATAATACTGCATCATTTTTATCAAATGGGAAGCTGACTAAAAATTATGGTGATGGCGAATTTGAAATAAATTATAGTACTAAGCAAATTGGTGATGGAGGGGACATTATTGACCCCCATAATATTAATTTATACCTTACTATGAGTGAGAAGCTTACAACATCAATGACTGATAAAGTAAAACTACTTTATCATAAAGATAATATTATCGTCTCTTATACTCGAATTTTTGGGCCTCAAAGAGCGATTATGTACGTCAAAAATGTTTGTGATATTGAAGATAATGGAGCTTAACATTACTCAATATGATAAAAAGTGATCGTAGTAACTGCCGTAAGCTGAGATTAAGCAATTAATCATTCACTTAGCCTAAGATCATCAAAAATAAACATTC is a window of Shewanella sp. VB17 DNA encoding:
- a CDS encoding winged helix-turn-helix domain-containing protein, producing MSDQGVSMRGSGLYLIEQKITFDSLKYVLLTTTKTQKLSHSESTLLKLLISQAGAVIEREYILTHVWGGRSVTDASVVKTVSTLRKILKDCGIKNDAILTIPKVGYRFVLETSPIITDDAGDAGDAGDAAIQNIAIQETPAIQHKTVIQRLFNKIEWVMMVASICALLGTLYNISLAAGVEKGDYIAKGYEERIIVINEKPYNIISHKSIKIDLWLKSIIANIPQGSTIFLEEVQGTINVSFAIDGEGASFVFKKDNVLLAKKQINDFLSNMGAVCEL